The following proteins come from a genomic window of Nicotiana tomentosiformis chromosome 12, ASM39032v3, whole genome shotgun sequence:
- the LOC104102898 gene encoding secretory carrier-associated membrane protein 4-like isoform X1 translates to MSRGNDPNPFDEEEPQINPFSNGGSASATKSRFPQMIASTLGFGQKNDATVDIPLDSMKDPKKKQKELAAWAVDLERRETEIKRREDAVASAGVPINDKNWPPFFPIIHHDIANEIPVHARRMQYLAFASWLGIVLCLVFNVIAVTVCWIRDGGVKIFLLAVIYALLGCPLSYVLWYRPLYNAMRTESALKFGWFFMFYMLHIGFCILAAIAPPIFFHGRSLTGILAAIDVFSDHLLVGIFYLIGFGLFCLEVLLSLWVLQKVYLYFRGHK, encoded by the exons ATGAGTAGAGGAAATGATCCAAATCCCTTCGATGAAGAGGAACCACAAATTAATCCATTTTCG AATGGTGGATCTGCTTCTGCAACTAAATCACGCTTTCCTCAAATGATTGCTAGCACTCTtggttttggccaaaaaaatgaTGCCACTGTTGATATTCCGTTGGATTCAATGAAA GATCCCAAGAAAAAGCAAAAGGAACTAGCAGCTTGGGCAGTAGATCTGGAAAGAAGAGAAACG GAGATAAAACGAAGAGAAGATGCTGTTGCTAGCG CTGGTGTTCCGATCAATGATAAGAACTGGCCGCCCTTTTTTCCAATTATTCATCACGATATAGCAAATGAAATACCAGTTCATGCTCGAAGGATGCAGTATTTGGCTTTTGCAAGTTGGCTAG GTATCGTGCTTTGCCTTGTGTTCAATGTAATTGCTGTCACTGTTTGTTGGATAAGAGATGGTG GTGTCAAAATCTTTTTGCTTGCTGTAATATATGCTTTACTTGGATGTCCCCTTTCGTATGTTTTGTGGTATAGACCCCTTTATAATGCGATGAG GACGGAGAGTGCACTAAAATTTGGTTGGTTTTTCATGTTCTACATG CTCCACATCGGATTTTGCATACTTGCTGCTATTGCTCCTCCCATTTTCTTTCATGGAAGATCCTTAAC GGGCATACTTGCAGCAATTGATGTCTTCTCTGACCATCTCTTGGTTGGG ATCTTTTATCTGATTGGATTTGGCCTTTTTTGCTTGGAAGTTTTGCTAAGCTTGTGGGTATTGCAG AAAGTCTACCTGTACTTTCGCGGGCACAAGTGA
- the LOC104102898 gene encoding secretory carrier-associated membrane protein 4-like isoform X3: MCCELSNGGSASATKSRFPQMIASTLGFGQKNDATVDIPLDSMKDPKKKQKELAAWAVDLERRETEIKRREDAVASAGVPINDKNWPPFFPIIHHDIANEIPVHARRMQYLAFASWLGIVLCLVFNVIAVTVCWIRDGGVKIFLLAVIYALLGCPLSYVLWYRPLYNAMRTESALKFGWFFMFYMLHIGFCILAAIAPPIFFHGRSLTGILAAIDVFSDHLLVGIFYLIGFGLFCLEVLLSLWVLQKVYLYFRGHK; encoded by the exons ATGTGCTGTGAATTATCC AATGGTGGATCTGCTTCTGCAACTAAATCACGCTTTCCTCAAATGATTGCTAGCACTCTtggttttggccaaaaaaatgaTGCCACTGTTGATATTCCGTTGGATTCAATGAAA GATCCCAAGAAAAAGCAAAAGGAACTAGCAGCTTGGGCAGTAGATCTGGAAAGAAGAGAAACG GAGATAAAACGAAGAGAAGATGCTGTTGCTAGCG CTGGTGTTCCGATCAATGATAAGAACTGGCCGCCCTTTTTTCCAATTATTCATCACGATATAGCAAATGAAATACCAGTTCATGCTCGAAGGATGCAGTATTTGGCTTTTGCAAGTTGGCTAG GTATCGTGCTTTGCCTTGTGTTCAATGTAATTGCTGTCACTGTTTGTTGGATAAGAGATGGTG GTGTCAAAATCTTTTTGCTTGCTGTAATATATGCTTTACTTGGATGTCCCCTTTCGTATGTTTTGTGGTATAGACCCCTTTATAATGCGATGAG GACGGAGAGTGCACTAAAATTTGGTTGGTTTTTCATGTTCTACATG CTCCACATCGGATTTTGCATACTTGCTGCTATTGCTCCTCCCATTTTCTTTCATGGAAGATCCTTAAC GGGCATACTTGCAGCAATTGATGTCTTCTCTGACCATCTCTTGGTTGGG ATCTTTTATCTGATTGGATTTGGCCTTTTTTGCTTGGAAGTTTTGCTAAGCTTGTGGGTATTGCAG AAAGTCTACCTGTACTTTCGCGGGCACAAGTGA
- the LOC104102898 gene encoding secretory carrier-associated membrane protein 4-like isoform X4, which translates to MIASTLGFGQKNDATVDIPLDSMKDPKKKQKELAAWAVDLERRETEIKRREDAVASAGVPINDKNWPPFFPIIHHDIANEIPVHARRMQYLAFASWLGIVLCLVFNVIAVTVCWIRDGGVKIFLLAVIYALLGCPLSYVLWYRPLYNAMRTESALKFGWFFMFYMLHIGFCILAAIAPPIFFHGRSLTGILAAIDVFSDHLLVGIFYLIGFGLFCLEVLLSLWVLQKVYLYFRGHK; encoded by the exons ATGATTGCTAGCACTCTtggttttggccaaaaaaatgaTGCCACTGTTGATATTCCGTTGGATTCAATGAAA GATCCCAAGAAAAAGCAAAAGGAACTAGCAGCTTGGGCAGTAGATCTGGAAAGAAGAGAAACG GAGATAAAACGAAGAGAAGATGCTGTTGCTAGCG CTGGTGTTCCGATCAATGATAAGAACTGGCCGCCCTTTTTTCCAATTATTCATCACGATATAGCAAATGAAATACCAGTTCATGCTCGAAGGATGCAGTATTTGGCTTTTGCAAGTTGGCTAG GTATCGTGCTTTGCCTTGTGTTCAATGTAATTGCTGTCACTGTTTGTTGGATAAGAGATGGTG GTGTCAAAATCTTTTTGCTTGCTGTAATATATGCTTTACTTGGATGTCCCCTTTCGTATGTTTTGTGGTATAGACCCCTTTATAATGCGATGAG GACGGAGAGTGCACTAAAATTTGGTTGGTTTTTCATGTTCTACATG CTCCACATCGGATTTTGCATACTTGCTGCTATTGCTCCTCCCATTTTCTTTCATGGAAGATCCTTAAC GGGCATACTTGCAGCAATTGATGTCTTCTCTGACCATCTCTTGGTTGGG ATCTTTTATCTGATTGGATTTGGCCTTTTTTGCTTGGAAGTTTTGCTAAGCTTGTGGGTATTGCAG AAAGTCTACCTGTACTTTCGCGGGCACAAGTGA
- the LOC104102898 gene encoding secretory carrier-associated membrane protein 4-like isoform X2, which yields MEIPSGPQNGGSASATKSRFPQMIASTLGFGQKNDATVDIPLDSMKDPKKKQKELAAWAVDLERRETEIKRREDAVASAGVPINDKNWPPFFPIIHHDIANEIPVHARRMQYLAFASWLGIVLCLVFNVIAVTVCWIRDGGVKIFLLAVIYALLGCPLSYVLWYRPLYNAMRTESALKFGWFFMFYMLHIGFCILAAIAPPIFFHGRSLTGILAAIDVFSDHLLVGIFYLIGFGLFCLEVLLSLWVLQKVYLYFRGHK from the exons ATGGAGATACCATCGGGACCACAA AATGGTGGATCTGCTTCTGCAACTAAATCACGCTTTCCTCAAATGATTGCTAGCACTCTtggttttggccaaaaaaatgaTGCCACTGTTGATATTCCGTTGGATTCAATGAAA GATCCCAAGAAAAAGCAAAAGGAACTAGCAGCTTGGGCAGTAGATCTGGAAAGAAGAGAAACG GAGATAAAACGAAGAGAAGATGCTGTTGCTAGCG CTGGTGTTCCGATCAATGATAAGAACTGGCCGCCCTTTTTTCCAATTATTCATCACGATATAGCAAATGAAATACCAGTTCATGCTCGAAGGATGCAGTATTTGGCTTTTGCAAGTTGGCTAG GTATCGTGCTTTGCCTTGTGTTCAATGTAATTGCTGTCACTGTTTGTTGGATAAGAGATGGTG GTGTCAAAATCTTTTTGCTTGCTGTAATATATGCTTTACTTGGATGTCCCCTTTCGTATGTTTTGTGGTATAGACCCCTTTATAATGCGATGAG GACGGAGAGTGCACTAAAATTTGGTTGGTTTTTCATGTTCTACATG CTCCACATCGGATTTTGCATACTTGCTGCTATTGCTCCTCCCATTTTCTTTCATGGAAGATCCTTAAC GGGCATACTTGCAGCAATTGATGTCTTCTCTGACCATCTCTTGGTTGGG ATCTTTTATCTGATTGGATTTGGCCTTTTTTGCTTGGAAGTTTTGCTAAGCTTGTGGGTATTGCAG AAAGTCTACCTGTACTTTCGCGGGCACAAGTGA